Proteins from one Sarcophilus harrisii chromosome 2, mSarHar1.11, whole genome shotgun sequence genomic window:
- the RETSAT gene encoding all-trans-retinol 13,14-reductase — MWLWVALVAAGVALLVTRARRSRLGRGRNPFAKDLRRPRAPLVTDREARKRVLKQAFSASRVPDRLDAVVIGSGIGGLGTAAILARAGKRVLVLEQHTKAGGSCHTFSHKGLEFDTGIHYVGQLNEGSISRFFVDQIFEGQLDWAPLDSPFDIVMLEGPNGRREFPMYSGEKAYVQGLKEKFPNEEAAIDKYMKMVKEVAKGASHMVLLKIIPLPVVRLLDSLGLLAFFSPFLKAATQSLEEVLSQLPASQDLKAVLSYICPTYGVPPKSASFSMHAILIHHYLHGAFYPRGGSSEIAFHLIPVIQRAGGAVLARARVESVLLDSAGRACGVTVKKGHELVTIHSPIVISSAGIFNTYQRLLPEPARHLPGIKAQLGMVRHGVSTLSIFICLQGSKSDLGLEANNCYVYSDTDTDHAMERYLSLSREEAAAHIPYFFITSASAKDPTWKDRFPDQSTLIIMLPARYEWFEEWKDEPQGKRGSDYEAVKESFVEASMSVLMKFYPQLEGKVNSISVGSPLSNEFFLAAPRGEPYGVNHDLSRLQPRVMAAMRAQSPVPNLYLTGQDVLICGFFGALFGAILCSSTILQRNVYQDLLRLRTRVFASPAKKMT, encoded by the exons CTTTCTCGGCCAGCCGGGTGCCCGACCGGCTGGACGCCGTGGTGATCGGGAGCGGCATCGGGGGCCTGGGCACCGCGGCCATCCTCGCCAGAGCGGGAAAGCGCGTCCTGGTGTTGGAGCAGCACACCAAGGCGGGGGGCTCCTGCCACACCTTCAGCCATAAGGGGCTGGAGTTTGACACAG GAATCCACTATGTTGGGCAGCTGAATGAGGGCAGCATTAGCCGCTTCTTCGTGGACCAGATCTTTGAGGGGCAGCTGGACTGGGCTCCCTTGGACTCCCCCTTTGACATCGTGATGCTGGAGGGACCCAATggcagaagggagttccccatgTACTCTGGGGAGAAAGCGTATGTTCAGGGGCTCAAGGAAAAGTTCCCCAATGAAGAGGCCGCCATTGACAAGTACATGAAGATGGTGAAG GAAGTAGCCAAAGGAGCCTCTCATATGGTCCTGCTGAAGATCATCCCTTTGCCAGTGGTGAGGCTGCTGGACAGTCTGGGGCTACTggcctttttctcccctttcttgaAAGCGGCCACCCAGAGCTTGGAGGAGGTGCTCAGCCAGCTGCCTGCCTCCCAGGACCTCAAAGCAGTGCTCAGCTACATCTGTCCCACCTATG GTGTTCCCCCAAAGAGCGCCAGTTTCTCCATGCACGCCATCCTCATCCACCACTACCTGCACGGGGCCTTTTACCCCCGCGGAGGCTCCAGTGAAATCGCCTTTCACCTCATCCCAGTGATCCAGCGGGCAGGGGGCGCGGTCCTGGCCAGGGCCAGGGTGGAGAGCGTGCTGCTGGATTCTGCTGGAAGAGCCTGCG GTGTCACGGTGAAGAAGGGCCACGAATTGGTGACCATCCATTCTCCCATTGTGATCTCCAGTGCAGGAATATTTAATACGTACCAGCGCTTGCTGCCTGAGCCCGCCCGCCACTTACCAG GTATAAAGGCTCAGCTGGGAATGGTGCGGCATGGTGTGTCCACACTTTCTATCTTCATCTGCCTCCAGGGATCCAAGAGTGACCTAGGCCTGGAAGCCAACAACTGTTATGTCTACTCTGACACAGACACTGACCACGC GATGGAGAGATATCTGTCCCTCTCCAGGGAAGAAGCCGCCGCACACATCCCCTATTTCTTCATCACCTCCGCTTCGGCCAAAGACCCGACATGGAAGGACAGGTTCCCAG ACCAGTCCACACTGATTATAATGCTTCCTGCCCGCTACGAATGGTTTGAGGAGTGGAAGGACGAACCCCAGGGCAAGAGGGGGAGTGACTATGAGGCCGTGAAGGAATCCTTCGTAGAGGCTTCCATGTCTGTTTTGATGAAATTTTATCCTCAATTGGAGGGGAAG GTGAACAGTATTTCAGTAGGGTCCCCACTGAGCAATGAGTTCTTCCTGGCTGCCCCCCGTGGAGAGCCCTATGGGGTCAACCATGACCTGAGCCGTCTGCAGCCCCGCGTCATGGCCGCAATGCGGGCCCAGAGTCCCGTCCCCAATCTCTACCTAACAG GACAGGATGTGCTCATTTGTGGTTTTTTCGGGGCCCTTTTTGGGGCCATATTGTGCAGTAGCACCATCCTGCAGCGGAACGTGTACCAGGACCTCCTGCGGCTCCGCACTCGGGTCTTTGCTTCCCCCGCCAAGAAGATGACTTAG